From a single Apium graveolens cultivar Ventura chromosome 2, ASM990537v1, whole genome shotgun sequence genomic region:
- the LOC141698627 gene encoding uncharacterized protein LOC141698627, translating to MSIFLEAIDDAYVDIINKGPPYPEKVVSMTTTIHEHYIRKEKSEWSDPEKAAMLKNAKVRNILHNSLDNMISNRVIACKTAKEIWDALEIQYQCIMEIKKNRRDILVQEYEQFGAKDDESNTDIYDRFLTLLNDLSLVGK from the coding sequence atgtCGATTTTCCTTGAAGCTATTGATGATGCATATGTTGACATTATCAATAAAGGACCTCCTTATCCTGAGAAGGTTGTGTCCATGACAACAACTATTCATGAACACTACATCAGGAAAGAGAAATcagaatggtcagatcctgagaAGGCAGCAATGCTTAAGAATGCAAAAGTTAGGAATATTCTGCACAACAGTTTGGACAATATGATATCCAACAGGGTGATTGCctgcaagactgccaaagagatatgggatgctttggagatacaaTACCAATGTATAATGGAAATAAAGAAGAATAGAAGAGATATTCTTGTGCAAGAGTATGAACAATTTGGTGCCAAGgatgatgagtcaaatactgacaTTTATGATAGATTCCTGACACTTCTAAATGATCTATCATTAGTTGGAAAATAG